In Polaribacter sp. L3A8, a genomic segment contains:
- a CDS encoding family 43 glycosylhydrolase, producing MINREKYSLLYVLFLLTQISFSQNPITKEEGVSDPHIRVFNDTIYLYSGHDSSPEDKLWNMKDWRVFSSTNLLDFTLEETISPKENYMDDNSFDCWASDASTRKGKYYFYFSDKKRGIGVMVSDSPKGPFKDALNKPLVAPMHDPTIFIDDDKNKTPYIIYGDKSEAYYIAALNDDMISTAETPKPITIHGDLWKNAPKWMDKNYVFKYNNTYYLSWGRDYAVSKNIYGPYQSVGALGKGHHLDEFAHGSFFWWKGQFYHVWCYYLKKGFKFRETIITYCHISDDGKIVTDTQFLDAHFKNGVGQYDASWNVIEAEWFYEKSSEIEKKGTLGKGFLLTNIQNKSWVRFANINLNKQSKIEFTVKNIQEKGKLEIRDGGVKGKLLGSVFISSSNKKKETQKIVSTIKKIKGKRDLYFKFIGDHNFYLELDSFKFLE from the coding sequence ATGATTAACAGAGAAAAATATAGTTTACTTTATGTGCTTTTTTTGTTAACTCAAATAAGTTTTTCACAAAATCCTATAACGAAAGAAGAAGGTGTTTCAGATCCTCATATTAGAGTTTTTAATGACACTATTTATTTATATTCCGGACACGATTCTAGTCCGGAAGATAAGTTATGGAATATGAAAGATTGGCGTGTATTTTCATCTACCAATTTATTAGATTTTACTTTAGAAGAGACAATATCTCCTAAAGAAAATTATATGGATGATAATAGTTTTGATTGTTGGGCAAGTGACGCATCTACTAGAAAAGGTAAATATTATTTTTACTTTTCAGATAAAAAACGAGGAATTGGTGTTATGGTATCAGACTCTCCAAAAGGGCCTTTTAAAGATGCTTTAAATAAACCTTTGGTTGCTCCTATGCACGATCCTACTATTTTTATAGATGATGATAAAAATAAAACTCCATATATTATTTATGGGGATAAATCTGAGGCTTATTATATAGCAGCGTTAAATGATGATATGATATCTACCGCAGAAACACCAAAACCAATTACAATACATGGAGATTTATGGAAAAATGCTCCGAAATGGATGGATAAAAATTATGTGTTTAAGTATAATAACACCTATTATTTAAGTTGGGGTAGAGATTATGCGGTTTCAAAAAATATTTATGGACCCTACCAATCTGTTGGGGCTTTGGGAAAAGGACATCATTTAGATGAATTTGCTCATGGAAGTTTCTTTTGGTGGAAAGGTCAGTTTTACCATGTTTGGTGTTATTATTTAAAGAAAGGTTTTAAGTTTAGAGAAACTATTATAACGTATTGTCATATTTCTGATGATGGAAAAATAGTTACAGACACACAATTTTTAGATGCACATTTTAAAAATGGAGTTGGCCAATACGATGCTTCTTGGAATGTTATTGAGGCAGAGTGGTTTTATGAAAAATCATCAGAAATTGAAAAAAAAGGAACTCTAGGAAAAGGGTTTTTATTAACCAACATTCAAAATAAAAGCTGGGTAAGGTTTGCAAACATCAACCTTAATAAACAATCTAAAATAGAATTTACTGTTAAGAATATTCAAGAAAAAGGGAAATTAGAAATTAGAGATGGTGGTGTTAAAGGGAAACTTTTAGGGAGTGTTTTTATAAGCTCATCAAATAAAAAAAAGGAAACGCAAAAAATAGTTTCTACAATAAAAAAAATAAAAGGAAAAAGAGATCTTTATTTTAAGTTTATAGGAGATCATAATTTTTATTTAGAACTAGATTCTTTTAAATTCTTAGAGTAA
- a CDS encoding T9SS type A sorting domain-containing protein has protein sequence MEDYDIGGEGFAFHDSIIGNTGGAYRTEVGEDVDISAAGSGFVLGSLSGGEFTRYTIDVAEAGSYQMLINYKRFSSSSKPFSAKILTQDLSTSKELFSLPAGSTTSGIVKIGIGVFGDYTSPKFDLQAGKQVLELYIPSGGAGPSYDFVTLEKVGTLSTTDVNILEEKLKVFPVPSNDGKFNLNKSHQWKVYSILGSLIIEGNGKQVDISSFSKGMYLLKIETGENKRLIYR, from the coding sequence ATGGAAGATTATGATATTGGTGGAGAAGGCTTTGCTTTTCATGATTCAATAATTGGTAACACAGGCGGAGCGTATAGAACAGAAGTAGGAGAGGATGTAGATATTTCTGCAGCTGGATCTGGGTTTGTTTTAGGAAGTTTATCTGGTGGTGAGTTTACAAGGTATACCATAGATGTGGCTGAAGCAGGTAGTTATCAAATGTTGATAAATTATAAAAGGTTTTCTTCTAGCTCTAAACCTTTTTCGGCAAAAATATTGACTCAGGATTTATCAACATCAAAAGAATTATTTTCTTTACCAGCAGGGTCTACAACTTCTGGAATTGTAAAAATAGGAATAGGTGTTTTTGGAGATTATACATCGCCTAAATTTGACTTGCAAGCAGGAAAACAGGTGTTAGAACTTTATATTCCATCTGGAGGAGCAGGACCAAGTTATGATTTTGTAACCCTAGAAAAAGTAGGAACATTAAGTACAACTGATGTAAATATTTTAGAAGAAAAGTTAAAAGTGTTTCCTGTACCTAGTAATGACGGTAAGTTTAATTTAAATAAATCGCATCAATGGAAAGTTTATTCAATTTTAGGTAGTTTAATAATAGAAGGTAACGGAAAACAGGTTGATATAAGTTCTTTTTCTAAAGGAATGTATTTATTAAAAATTGAAACAGGTGAAAATAAAAGACTGATATATAGGTAA
- a CDS encoding T9SS type A sorting domain-containing protein, with translation MKPTLQNLIFATLTLLSFQVAIAQVTLEKEVKITDLAMYFNGNKVALNTTTNSTTGYDYVYGPALTPHGDCIKVYGDYVFMTWYRGGKDDRHVMLTRYNTKTGTQKTIEFPHQHTGYNGKWWIGETHNTIAVGISPKNGTIHMLYDMHRNGNVAAFANDYLRYSYTVADAATVPDDEFVLDLFIQSPNNNYKHLAFPGINDLNTTRLLTYPAFFINDEGDLFMKMRFGYSNNGKFLFAKYDGTDWEGYTEFNRMQASSYGSEYNWGLYGDFKYLNGKLRIGFQRRSDNRVDKYQYQNGFYYAYSDDPSGLTQWKNHEGTGFTRPLADADKILVSEPGDLVVTTLKDKVNIVGGFDFTVTDNEDVHFIGKVKDNENNITKYVHTYKPSGATEFITTTDFAGAEALYSSGENIYIIGLNSSGRPYVEQAPGGTNLFSRVYEATSGKRFRKGIVNIHEGKLYYYLLENNASDSDDTQPTYLQIIDLNIKNGPKPFEVSLLSPSDNQQFEEGENVQLYAKATTDTGALTKVEFIVNGELLETDTTDPYLLDWVPSDVGTYIIKAIAYNDSDKNVESSEITIEVIEEDKTNLTGDVYRLKNVGSGKYLTSNEAAVTGSDSGEGVEKEWTFVKTEYQSKVYYNIDSETSKGILRATGGGNTPPYIIINTGKGAPATDSDKIWTVHYNESDDTYRFEAKDQNRFLYHQEDGEFYSLPAEETEARSKWKVESTSASLSVNDQVVALSSVKVYPNPANSNFTIELNNINATSVKIYNVLGKVVYKNATKSKNILVNKENIFKPGVYLIKVLDDQQKVYHSKLIIK, from the coding sequence ATGAAACCCACATTACAAAATTTAATATTTGCAACTTTAACTTTGTTATCTTTTCAGGTTGCAATTGCTCAAGTAACGTTAGAGAAGGAAGTTAAAATAACCGATCTTGCTATGTATTTTAATGGTAATAAGGTTGCACTTAACACAACCACTAACTCAACAACGGGTTATGATTATGTTTATGGACCAGCACTTACACCTCACGGAGATTGTATAAAGGTTTATGGAGATTATGTTTTTATGACCTGGTATAGAGGAGGTAAAGATGACCGCCATGTTATGCTTACAAGATACAATACAAAAACAGGTACTCAAAAAACAATAGAATTTCCGCATCAACATACTGGGTATAATGGTAAGTGGTGGATTGGTGAAACACACAATACAATTGCTGTAGGTATTTCTCCCAAAAACGGTACAATACACATGTTGTATGACATGCATAGAAATGGTAACGTAGCCGCTTTTGCTAATGATTATTTAAGATATTCTTACACCGTAGCTGATGCAGCAACAGTACCTGATGATGAATTTGTTTTAGATTTATTCATTCAATCTCCTAACAACAATTACAAACACTTAGCTTTTCCTGGTATAAATGATTTAAATACTACTAGATTATTAACCTATCCTGCATTTTTTATAAATGATGAAGGTGATTTGTTTATGAAAATGAGGTTTGGTTATTCTAATAACGGAAAATTCTTATTTGCTAAATACGATGGAACTGATTGGGAAGGTTATACAGAATTTAACAGAATGCAAGCATCAAGTTATGGTAGTGAATATAACTGGGGCTTATATGGAGATTTTAAATACTTAAATGGTAAGTTAAGAATAGGTTTTCAAAGAAGATCCGATAATCGAGTTGATAAATATCAATATCAAAATGGATTTTATTATGCGTATTCTGATGACCCAAGCGGACTTACACAATGGAAAAATCATGAAGGAACGGGGTTTACAAGACCGTTAGCAGATGCAGATAAAATATTAGTTTCAGAACCAGGAGATTTAGTAGTAACTACTTTAAAAGATAAAGTGAATATTGTAGGTGGTTTTGATTTTACTGTAACAGATAATGAAGACGTACATTTTATTGGTAAAGTAAAAGATAATGAGAATAACATAACTAAGTATGTGCATACTTATAAACCTTCTGGAGCAACAGAATTTATAACAACTACAGATTTTGCAGGAGCAGAAGCTCTTTATTCTTCTGGAGAAAATATATATATTATTGGTTTAAATTCTTCTGGTAGACCTTATGTAGAACAAGCACCTGGTGGAACAAATTTGTTTTCTAGAGTATATGAAGCTACATCTGGTAAACGATTTAGAAAAGGGATTGTTAATATTCATGAAGGTAAATTATATTATTATTTATTAGAAAACAATGCATCTGATAGTGATGATACACAACCTACGTATTTACAAATAATTGATTTAAATATTAAAAATGGTCCAAAACCATTTGAGGTATCTTTATTATCTCCGTCAGATAATCAACAATTTGAAGAAGGAGAAAACGTTCAGCTATACGCAAAAGCAACGACAGATACAGGAGCACTTACAAAAGTTGAATTTATTGTTAATGGAGAGTTGCTAGAAACAGATACAACAGATCCTTATTTGTTAGACTGGGTACCTTCGGATGTTGGTACGTATATTATCAAGGCAATAGCATATAATGATAGTGATAAAAATGTAGAGTCATCAGAAATTACAATTGAAGTAATAGAAGAAGATAAAACGAATTTAACAGGCGATGTGTACCGATTAAAAAATGTAGGTTCGGGTAAGTATTTAACATCAAATGAGGCAGCTGTAACTGGTAGTGATTCTGGTGAAGGAGTAGAAAAAGAATGGACATTTGTAAAAACAGAATACCAATCTAAAGTGTATTATAATATAGATAGTGAAACAAGTAAAGGTATATTACGTGCTACTGGTGGTGGTAATACTCCGCCATATATAATTATAAATACAGGTAAAGGGGCACCTGCTACAGATTCTGATAAAATTTGGACTGTACATTATAATGAATCAGATGATACTTATCGATTTGAAGCAAAAGATCAAAATAGATTTTTATATCATCAAGAAGATGGAGAGTTTTATAGCCTTCCTGCAGAAGAAACGGAAGCAAGAAGTAAATGGAAAGTAGAATCTACAAGTGCTTCTTTAAGTGTTAATGACCAAGTTGTTGCGTTATCATCTGTAAAAGTATACCCAAACCCTGCAAACAGTAATTTTACAATAGAACTAAATAATATAAATGCTACCAGCGTTAAGATTTATAATGTTTTAGGTAAGGTTGTTTATAAAAATGCAACTAAAAGTAAAAATATTCTAGTAAATAAAGAGAATATTTTTAAACCTGGTGTCTATTTGATTAAGGTTTTAGATGATCAACAAAAAGTATATCATTCTAAACTAATTATAAAATAA
- a CDS encoding T9SS type A sorting domain-containing protein, with protein sequence MKKLLLTSCFLASLSISAQRVFTSTGSGDWSTPATWAITDPNANGGANTVPSSIDDVFVSTNHIVGVSTGNDAVCNNLTTGSSGGVDLRDGSTLTVEGDVSLGRFDNSLRLFHGTGAPPTLIIKGTITDRRIYLRKVLSNNKWFLISSPFLNAKKSKFLTGSTNTVANSVANGFTGDGSKTSFASYDDANASGSKYVYTLEASKTSGNLTDAAGYSILLDNSPSNASYTMNGKYHHGATTSVTISDAGNGYNLVGNPYLSYIYANDAANATHNVLLDNNSILDEATIWLWDGDNATWVTVNKSDAAAYHISPAQGFFVKAKTGGGAFTFDKDLETHATNGDVFLKNTNNRFEIDLTISTDKLSRKTAIRYIDNTTTSFDNGYDSSVFGGYSEDFQVYTQLLESTTKNLAIQSLPTKGLETMVVPVGVKAPANSEIIFSAKSLNVPAGYNVYLEDKTNNILTRLDEANASYTTRVTSATTEGRFFIHTSAFSVLSLKSELLEGVSIFKTDNSNLRIVGLQQGKVSVSLVNLIGKTVMNSSFKASAINNIALPKLATGVYIVQLETEAGKLNKKIILE encoded by the coding sequence ATGAAAAAATTATTACTTACATCTTGCTTTTTAGCTTCTTTAAGTATTTCTGCTCAACGAGTTTTTACTAGTACAGGTTCTGGAGATTGGAGTACACCTGCAACTTGGGCAATTACAGACCCAAATGCTAATGGAGGCGCAAACACCGTGCCTTCTAGTATTGATGATGTTTTTGTAAGTACGAATCATATTGTAGGTGTTTCTACAGGTAACGATGCGGTATGTAACAACCTAACAACTGGTTCTAGTGGAGGGGTAGATTTAAGAGATGGTTCTACTTTAACTGTAGAAGGAGATGTGTCTTTAGGAAGATTTGACAATAGTCTTAGACTTTTTCATGGTACAGGTGCTCCTCCAACTCTTATAATTAAAGGAACAATAACAGATAGAAGAATTTATTTAAGAAAAGTATTATCTAACAATAAGTGGTTTTTAATTTCTAGTCCTTTCTTAAATGCTAAAAAATCTAAATTTCTTACAGGTTCAACAAACACAGTTGCAAATAGTGTAGCTAATGGTTTTACAGGAGATGGATCTAAAACTTCTTTTGCAAGTTATGATGATGCAAATGCTTCTGGTTCTAAATATGTTTATACTTTAGAAGCAAGTAAAACATCTGGTAATTTAACAGATGCAGCAGGTTATTCTATATTATTAGATAATTCACCTAGTAACGCTTCTTATACTATGAATGGTAAATATCATCATGGTGCAACTACATCTGTTACTATTTCAGATGCAGGTAATGGATATAATTTAGTAGGTAATCCATATTTGTCTTATATATATGCAAATGATGCAGCTAATGCAACTCACAATGTATTATTAGATAATAATTCAATTTTAGATGAAGCTACTATATGGCTATGGGATGGAGATAATGCAACATGGGTAACAGTTAATAAATCAGATGCAGCAGCATATCACATAAGTCCAGCTCAAGGGTTTTTTGTAAAAGCTAAAACTGGCGGAGGTGCTTTTACTTTTGATAAAGATTTAGAAACACATGCTACAAATGGAGATGTTTTCTTAAAAAATACAAATAATAGATTTGAAATTGATTTAACTATTTCTACAGATAAATTAAGTCGTAAAACAGCTATTAGATATATAGATAATACAACCACTTCCTTTGATAATGGTTATGATAGCTCTGTATTTGGAGGCTATTCAGAAGATTTTCAAGTATACACTCAATTATTAGAGAGTACAACTAAAAACTTAGCAATACAATCATTACCAACCAAAGGTTTAGAAACTATGGTAGTTCCTGTAGGAGTTAAAGCTCCTGCAAATTCAGAAATCATTTTTTCGGCAAAATCTTTAAACGTACCAGCTGGTTATAATGTGTATTTAGAAGATAAAACAAATAATATTCTTACAAGATTAGATGAAGCAAATGCATCGTATACAACAAGAGTAACTAGTGCTACAACCGAAGGACGTTTTTTTATACACACTAGTGCTTTTTCTGTTTTAAGTTTAAAATCAGAATTATTAGAGGGAGTAAGTATTTTTAAGACAGATAATTCTAATTTAAGAATAGTTGGTTTACAACAAGGAAAAGTATCAGTATCATTAGTTAATTTAATAGGTAAAACAGTAATGAATTCTTCTTTTAAAGCGTCTGCTATAAATAATATTGCATTACCAAAATTAGCTACAGGTGTTTATATTGTTCAGTTAGAAACTGAAGCTGGTAAATTGAATAAGAAAATAATTTTAGAATAA
- a CDS encoding sulfatase-like hydrolase/transferase, whose amino-acid sequence MMQKQRFLLVLVLALTMFKPIYSQQNKDNPEKPNIIFILTDDQRFDAIGYVGNSYVKTPEMDKLAKSGTYFKNAIVTTPICAASRASLLTGLHERTHNFNFQTGNIRSEYMDNSYPTILKNAGYHTGFFGKYGVRYEELDKQFDVYESYDRNHKFKDKRSYFYKTIGKDTVHLTRYTGQQALDFIDDSSKEKPFCLSLSFSAPHAHDSAPDQYFWQDATDNLLTDVTIPKADLSEDKYFNAQPEIVRKGFNRLRWTWRYDTPEKYQHSLKGYYRMIAGVDLEIAKIRKKLKEKGLDKNTVIIVMGDNGYFLGERQMAGKWLMYDNSIRVPLMIFDPRVNKHQDINEMVLNIDVTSTIADFAGVKIPETWQGKSLKPLVLKDVNTIARDTILIEHIWDFSEIPPSEGVRTEEWKYFRYVNDKSLEELYNLKKDPKEIKNLVGKRKYAKVLAELRAKTDELIKRNSDKYRAAPTDLTVELIRKPGTDVQIFDTKPEFGWTVPLASKFQSAYQILVASNLESINNNNGDVWDSGQVRSDASSNVEFKGNPLEVGKTYFWKVRIWDEDNRLVDYSEAQKFTTGKSDSYIISTENKFQVDEIKPVKFEKRNNFYFMDFGKAAFATINFTYNATTPHTLTFRVGEMVDDNGNVNRTPPKKSTIRYQEIKIDVKPGQTNYQIKVHTDERNTRANKAIALPKGFPPLVPFRYAEVEGVQAPIFADNFTQLAYHTYWDEKASSFKSDNDILNQVWDLSKYSIKATTFNGLYVDGDRERIPYEADAYLNQLSHYTTDREYAMARRTIEYFMKNPTWPTEWQQHVALLIYADYMYTGNTELIERYYEELKHKTLFELSNEDGLITSTKVDKEFMRKLGFADGYKKPLTDIVDWPSANFNGSKTKGERDGFVFKPYSTVINAFFYENMKIMSEFAKILGKTQEVLDFELRAAKAKKAVNEQMFDKKRGIYVDGIGTDHASLHANMMPLAFGLVPEEHFKSVVDYVKSRGMACSVYGSQFLMDGLYNAGEADYALELLASKAKRSWYNMIRIGSTITLEAWDNSYKNNLDWNHAWGAVPANAIPRGLWGIKPKTAGFEVATIKPQMSKLKSSSIEVPTVRGTIKASYKYNGPRLQTYEIEIPGNMVAEFSLNNLEGKDFIHNGQKVPSAFKVVRLAPGKHTIQLKINSF is encoded by the coding sequence ATGATGCAAAAACAAAGGTTTTTATTAGTACTAGTATTGGCTTTAACTATGTTTAAACCAATTTATTCTCAACAAAATAAAGATAATCCAGAAAAACCAAATATCATATTTATTTTAACGGATGATCAGCGTTTTGATGCTATTGGGTACGTAGGTAATAGCTATGTAAAAACTCCAGAAATGGACAAACTAGCAAAATCGGGTACTTATTTTAAGAATGCCATTGTAACCACACCTATTTGTGCGGCAAGTAGAGCAAGTCTTTTAACAGGTTTGCATGAAAGAACTCATAATTTTAATTTTCAAACAGGAAATATTAGAAGTGAGTATATGGATAATTCGTATCCAACGATCTTAAAAAATGCAGGATATCATACTGGTTTTTTTGGTAAATATGGAGTTAGATATGAAGAATTAGACAAACAATTTGATGTTTATGAATCTTATGATAGAAACCATAAATTTAAAGACAAAAGAAGTTACTTTTATAAAACAATTGGTAAGGATACTGTTCACTTAACAAGATATACAGGGCAGCAAGCTTTAGATTTTATAGATGATTCTTCTAAAGAAAAACCTTTCTGTTTATCTTTAAGTTTTAGTGCGCCACATGCACATGATAGTGCTCCAGACCAATACTTTTGGCAAGATGCTACAGACAATCTATTAACAGATGTTACCATACCTAAAGCAGATCTTTCTGAGGATAAGTATTTTAATGCACAACCAGAAATTGTTAGAAAAGGTTTTAACAGATTACGTTGGACTTGGAGATATGACACGCCAGAAAAATATCAGCATAGTTTAAAAGGATATTATAGAATGATAGCGGGTGTAGATTTAGAAATTGCTAAAATCCGTAAAAAACTAAAAGAAAAAGGATTAGATAAAAATACTGTTATTATTGTTATGGGAGATAACGGTTACTTTTTAGGAGAGCGTCAAATGGCAGGAAAATGGTTAATGTATGACAACTCAATAAGAGTTCCATTAATGATTTTTGATCCTAGAGTAAACAAACATCAAGACATCAATGAAATGGTTTTAAATATAGATGTTACTTCTACAATTGCAGATTTTGCAGGTGTAAAAATACCTGAAACTTGGCAAGGAAAAAGTTTAAAACCTTTAGTTTTAAAAGATGTAAATACCATTGCTAGAGATACTATTTTAATAGAACATATTTGGGATTTTAGCGAAATACCACCAAGTGAAGGAGTGCGTACAGAAGAATGGAAATACTTTAGATATGTAAATGATAAATCTTTAGAAGAGTTATACAATCTTAAAAAAGATCCAAAAGAAATAAAAAACCTTGTTGGTAAAAGAAAATACGCTAAAGTTTTAGCCGAATTAAGAGCAAAAACAGATGAGCTTATTAAAAGAAATAGCGATAAATATAGAGCAGCGCCAACAGATTTAACTGTAGAGTTAATAAGAAAACCAGGTACAGATGTTCAAATTTTTGATACCAAACCAGAATTTGGATGGACGGTTCCGTTAGCATCTAAATTTCAATCTGCATACCAAATATTAGTAGCTTCTAATCTAGAAAGTATTAATAATAACAACGGAGATGTTTGGGATAGTGGTCAAGTAAGGTCTGATGCGTCTTCAAATGTAGAATTTAAAGGAAACCCTTTAGAGGTTGGAAAAACATATTTTTGGAAAGTAAGAATTTGGGATGAAGATAATAGATTGGTAGATTATTCTGAGGCTCAAAAATTTACTACAGGTAAAAGTGATAGTTATATTATTTCTACAGAAAATAAATTTCAGGTAGATGAAATTAAACCTGTAAAATTTGAAAAAAGAAATAATTTCTATTTTATGGATTTTGGTAAAGCAGCTTTTGCAACCATCAATTTTACATACAATGCAACAACCCCACACACATTAACCTTTAGAGTTGGTGAAATGGTTGATGATAACGGAAATGTTAATAGAACTCCACCAAAGAAAAGTACAATTCGTTATCAAGAAATAAAAATTGATGTAAAACCAGGTCAAACAAACTATCAAATAAAAGTACATACAGACGAAAGAAATACAAGAGCAAATAAAGCAATTGCGTTACCAAAAGGATTTCCTCCTTTAGTGCCGTTTAGATATGCAGAAGTAGAAGGAGTACAAGCACCAATTTTTGCAGATAACTTTACACAATTGGCTTACCATACTTATTGGGATGAAAAAGCAAGTAGTTTTAAAAGTGATAATGATATCTTAAACCAAGTTTGGGATTTATCTAAATACTCTATAAAAGCAACTACTTTTAATGGTTTGTATGTAGACGGAGATAGAGAAAGAATACCTTATGAGGCAGATGCTTATTTAAATCAATTAAGCCATTATACTACAGATAGAGAGTATGCAATGGCAAGACGTACTATAGAGTATTTTATGAAAAATCCAACATGGCCAACAGAATGGCAACAACATGTTGCATTGCTTATTTATGCAGATTATATGTATACAGGAAATACAGAGCTTATAGAACGTTATTATGAAGAACTAAAACATAAAACTTTGTTTGAATTATCTAATGAAGATGGATTAATAACATCAACAAAAGTAGATAAAGAATTTATGCGTAAACTAGGTTTTGCAGATGGATATAAAAAACCATTAACAGATATTGTAGACTGGCCATCAGCTAATTTTAATGGAAGTAAAACCAAAGGAGAACGAGATGGTTTTGTATTTAAGCCATACAGTACAGTAATTAATGCTTTCTTTTATGAAAACATGAAAATTATGTCTGAATTTGCTAAAATTTTAGGTAAAACTCAAGAAGTTTTAGATTTTGAATTAAGAGCAGCAAAAGCAAAAAAGGCTGTTAACGAACAAATGTTCGATAAAAAACGAGGTATTTATGTTGATGGTATTGGTACAGATCATGCCTCTTTACACGCAAATATGATGCCTTTAGCATTTGGATTAGTACCAGAAGAGCATTTTAAATCGGTTGTAGATTATGTAAAATCTAGAGGAATGGCTTGTAGTGTTTACGGATCGCAATTTTTAATGGATGGCTTGTATAATGCAGGTGAAGCAGATTATGCTTTAGAATTATTAGCAAGTAAAGCTAAAAGAAGTTGGTACAATATGATTCGTATTGGATCTACCATTACTTTAGAAGCTTGGGATAATTCTTATAAAAATAATTTAGATTGGAACCATGCATGGGGAGCAGTACCTGCAAATGCCATACCTAGAGGTTTGTGGGGTATAAAACCTAAAACAGCAGGTTTTGAAGTAGCTACTATTAAACCTCAAATGAGTAAACTTAAATCTAGCTCTATAGAAGTACCAACGGTTAGAGGAACAATAAAAGCATCTTATAAATATAACGGACCAAGGTTGCAAACTTATGAAATTGAAATTCCTGGTAACATGGTTGCTGAGTTTTCATTAAACAACCTAGAAGGAAAAGATTTTATCCATAATGGACAAAAAGTACCTTCTGCTTTTAAAGTTGTAAGATTAGCTCCTGGAAAACACACAATTCAATTAAAAATAAATTCATTTTAA